A portion of the Rhodococcus pseudokoreensis genome contains these proteins:
- a CDS encoding lysylphosphatidylglycerol synthase transmembrane domain-containing protein has product MAQPRSDPPTAEHPRQRSRYWWIKWLLGAGLLALLTVEGIYLWPTLSDSWKALTEIHWGWVAACIAAQAVSLSGYGAVQQRLLQAGGVVVTQLKSVSVIYASTAMAVSLPAGQVFSTAFTYKQTRKWGATPIVASWQLAISGVIAAGSLALLGAAGAFAVGTKVSPVTLALSLVAAFGLFYALRYISRNPDSIESIGLWVLARYNKFRKNPPEAGAERWREILSQLDSVELRRKDSIITFGWSAVHRLADVACLGFACWAVGAEPSFAGLLIAFAAAKAVASIPLAPGGLGFVDGTLIATLTAAGATASQALAAVFVYRVVSYILVALVGWVVFFILFRHNQHEDLEMDLEFERREQSTPTTNRTQHSTDAEPDSQP; this is encoded by the coding sequence GTGGCACAGCCTCGATCCGACCCGCCCACTGCCGAGCATCCTCGGCAGCGAAGCCGATACTGGTGGATCAAATGGCTACTCGGCGCCGGCCTCCTGGCGCTGCTGACTGTCGAGGGAATCTATCTGTGGCCCACACTCAGCGACTCGTGGAAAGCGCTCACCGAGATCCACTGGGGGTGGGTCGCGGCGTGCATCGCAGCCCAGGCGGTGTCCCTGAGCGGGTACGGAGCGGTCCAGCAGCGACTCTTGCAGGCGGGCGGCGTCGTCGTCACCCAGCTGAAGTCGGTGTCCGTGATCTACGCGAGCACCGCGATGGCCGTGAGCCTGCCCGCCGGTCAGGTGTTCTCCACCGCCTTCACCTACAAGCAGACCCGCAAGTGGGGCGCCACCCCCATCGTGGCGTCGTGGCAGCTGGCGATCTCGGGCGTGATCGCCGCGGGCAGCCTCGCGCTTCTCGGCGCCGCGGGCGCATTCGCGGTGGGCACCAAGGTGAGTCCGGTCACCCTCGCGCTGTCGCTGGTGGCCGCGTTCGGCCTGTTCTACGCGCTGCGATACATCTCACGTAACCCCGACTCCATCGAGTCGATCGGGCTGTGGGTGCTCGCCCGGTACAACAAGTTCCGCAAGAACCCCCCCGAAGCCGGCGCCGAGCGGTGGCGGGAGATCCTGAGCCAGCTCGATTCGGTCGAGCTGAGACGCAAGGATTCGATCATCACGTTCGGGTGGTCGGCGGTGCACCGGCTCGCCGACGTCGCATGCCTCGGTTTCGCGTGCTGGGCGGTGGGCGCGGAACCGTCGTTCGCGGGCCTGCTGATCGCGTTCGCCGCGGCCAAGGCAGTGGCCAGCATTCCCCTCGCACCGGGCGGGCTGGGGTTCGTCGACGGCACCCTGATCGCCACCCTGACCGCGGCGGGGGCCACCGCGTCGCAGGCCCTCGCGGCCGTGTTCGTCTACCGCGTCGTGAGCTACATCCTCGTCGCACTGGTCGGCTGGGTGGTGTTCTTCATCCTGTTCCGGCACAACCAGCACGAGGATCTGGAGATGGACCTCGAATTCGAACGCCGGGAGCAGTCGACCCCGACCACCAACCGGACGCAGCACTCCACGGACGCCGAGCCCGACTCCCAGCCGTGA
- a CDS encoding alpha/beta fold hydrolase: MKQIELSAGIVEYDDTGGDGPVLVFISGLTIDGTVWRHVVERLVPDFRCVLPTLPLGAHRIPMRADADLSLRALGLLIGEFLERLDLTDVTLVQNDWGGAQVLIALGDTSRVGALVLTPCEAFDNYPPGIPGRAIGLAAAVPGGLALTMQALRFRAMRRAPAAWGWMSKRPVPKAVMDGWFRPATTDRRIRRDLRKYTTSLPPKSTLLEWAEANRNFDRPVLMLWAVEDKVMPRDHGRRLAELYPNARLREVEDSYTLMPEDRPDVVAEALRLRHP; encoded by the coding sequence ATGAAGCAGATCGAACTCTCCGCAGGCATCGTCGAGTACGACGACACCGGAGGCGACGGCCCCGTCCTCGTGTTCATCTCCGGCCTGACGATCGACGGCACCGTGTGGCGGCACGTGGTGGAGCGACTCGTCCCGGACTTCCGCTGCGTTCTCCCCACGCTCCCACTCGGCGCGCACCGCATTCCGATGCGCGCCGACGCCGACCTCTCGTTACGCGCCCTCGGGCTGCTCATCGGTGAGTTCCTCGAGCGGCTCGACCTGACCGACGTCACGCTCGTGCAGAACGACTGGGGCGGCGCGCAGGTGTTGATCGCGCTCGGCGACACCAGCCGCGTCGGGGCCCTCGTCCTCACCCCGTGCGAGGCGTTCGACAACTATCCGCCGGGGATTCCCGGTCGTGCGATCGGCCTCGCGGCGGCGGTCCCCGGTGGCCTCGCCCTGACCATGCAGGCGCTGCGATTCCGGGCCATGCGCCGCGCTCCCGCGGCGTGGGGGTGGATGAGCAAGCGTCCCGTACCGAAAGCGGTGATGGACGGCTGGTTCCGGCCCGCGACCACCGATCGCCGGATACGCCGGGACCTGCGCAAGTACACGACGTCGCTTCCGCCCAAATCGACGCTGCTGGAATGGGCGGAAGCGAACCGGAACTTCGACCGGCCGGTCCTCATGCTGTGGGCGGTCGAGGACAAGGTGATGCCTCGCGACCACGGTCGGCGGCTGGCCGAGCTGTACCCGAACGCCCGACTGCGGGAGGTCGAGGACAGTTACACGTTGATGCCCGAGGACCGGCCGGACGTGGTGGCGGAGGCTTTGCGGCTCCGCCACCCGTGA
- a CDS encoding TetR/AcrR family transcriptional regulator gives MNDTKARILGTSSDLFRRNGYTGTGLKQVATEARAPFGSIYHFFPGGKQQLGEEVIRTSGEEYARLVFSILDAHPDILEGIEVGFRLAGETLVATDYADACPIATVALEVASTNEVLRVATADVFTSWIDSGSALLRSRGFGEADARRLILGFVTSLEGAFVLARALRSTEPLDAAGATVLAAARACLPPRE, from the coding sequence GTGAACGACACCAAGGCCCGGATCCTCGGCACCAGCAGCGACCTGTTCCGCCGCAACGGCTACACCGGGACCGGACTCAAGCAGGTCGCGACGGAGGCCCGTGCCCCGTTCGGGTCGATCTACCACTTCTTCCCGGGCGGAAAGCAGCAGCTCGGAGAGGAGGTCATCCGGACGTCGGGCGAGGAGTACGCGCGGCTGGTGTTCTCCATCCTCGACGCGCATCCCGACATCCTCGAGGGGATCGAGGTCGGGTTCCGGCTGGCGGGCGAGACCCTGGTGGCCACCGATTACGCGGACGCCTGCCCCATTGCCACGGTCGCACTCGAGGTCGCGAGCACCAACGAGGTGCTCCGCGTCGCCACGGCGGATGTGTTCACGAGCTGGATCGACTCCGGCAGCGCGCTGCTGCGGTCCCGCGGGTTCGGCGAGGCCGATGCGAGGCGCCTGATCCTTGGATTCGTCACCAGCCTGGAGGGCGCGTTCGTGCTCGCCCGCGCGCTCCGCAGCACCGAACCGCTCGACGCGGCCGGGGCCACCGTGCTCGCCGCCGCGCGCGCCTGCCTCCCCCCACGTGAGTGA
- a CDS encoding YceI family protein translates to MTTATATLPNLTAGTWAIDTVHSTVGFSVRHLMVSKVRGTFNDFAGAITVAEDGTTAVTAEIQVASIDTKNTDRDAHIKSADFFDAAQYPTATFTSTAVRAKGDDYVIDGDFTLHGVTRQVELALEFNGVNPGMGNGPVAGFEATTVLNRKDFGITIDMPLEGGGAVVGDKITITLEIEAALQA, encoded by the coding sequence ATGACCACCGCCACCGCCACCCTCCCCAACCTCACCGCCGGAACCTGGGCCATCGACACCGTCCACTCCACCGTCGGCTTCTCCGTCCGCCACCTCATGGTCAGCAAGGTCCGCGGCACCTTCAACGACTTCGCCGGCGCCATCACCGTCGCCGAGGACGGCACCACCGCCGTCACCGCCGAAATCCAGGTCGCCTCCATCGACACCAAGAACACCGACCGCGACGCCCACATCAAGTCCGCCGACTTCTTCGACGCCGCGCAGTACCCCACCGCCACCTTCACCTCCACCGCCGTCCGCGCCAAGGGCGACGACTACGTGATCGACGGCGACTTCACCCTCCACGGCGTCACCCGGCAGGTCGAGCTCGCCCTCGAGTTCAACGGCGTCAACCCCGGCATGGGCAACGGGCCGGTCGCCGGCTTCGAAGCCACCACCGTCCTCAACCGCAAGGACTTCGGCATCACCATCGACATGCCCCTCGAAGGCGGCGGCGCCGTCGTCGGCGACAAGATCACCATCACCCTCGAGATCGAGGCCGCCCTGCAGGCCTGA
- a CDS encoding DUF3054 domain-containing protein — protein MKKYLPALALDVVLVIVFCAIGRRSHDEANALTGLATTAWPFLSGLAVGWLATIALYRDKFDALLIVPTGIVVWLSTLVVGMLLRVVSSQGTAFSFIIVAGTVLAVFLVGWRAVAKIVTKARATT, from the coding sequence GTGAAGAAGTACCTCCCCGCGCTCGCCCTGGACGTCGTCCTCGTCATCGTGTTCTGCGCGATCGGCCGCCGCAGTCACGACGAAGCCAACGCCCTGACGGGCCTGGCGACCACGGCCTGGCCGTTCCTGTCCGGTCTGGCGGTCGGCTGGCTCGCGACCATCGCGCTCTACCGCGACAAGTTCGACGCGTTACTCATCGTCCCGACGGGCATCGTGGTGTGGTTGTCGACGCTCGTGGTGGGCATGCTGTTGCGCGTGGTGAGCAGCCAGGGGACGGCGTTCAGTTTCATCATCGTGGCGGGCACCGTCCTCGCCGTGTTCCTCGTCGGCTGGCGGGCCGTCGCGAAGATCGTGACGAAGGCGCGCGCCACCACCTGA
- a CDS encoding peptide MFS transporter has product MSDTIDPARDERRSDRGFFGQPFALANLFGVEMWERFSFYGMQGILIYYLYYSAADGGLGIAESSATSIVGAYGGTVYLSTILGAWVADRLLGSERTLFYSAILVMLGHIALAVFPGLWGVGIGLVCVAFGSGGLKANATSLVGDLYDEQDERRDAGFSIFYMGINLGALVGPLLTGWAQDAIGFHAGFALAAIGMALGLIQYTLGRKHLRGVGAEPTNPLPRDQRSKWIAIGAGAVIVIAALSLTGVITAANMSDIVVGLTIVAAIGYFAIMLTSHRITAVERSRVFAFIPMFIASAVFWSLFQQQFTTVAVYSDKRLDRNLFGWDFPPSWVQSINPVFIIIFAGVFAAAWTKLGPRQPSSPIKFAAGTIIMGLAFLAFIPMSGGGANSAPLLGLAGILLLFTFAELLLSPVGLSLSTKLAPEAFHTQMVALFFLSVALGTAMAGTLAKYYDENNEVPYFTAVGLGSIAVGVLLAIGAPWIKRLMKGVH; this is encoded by the coding sequence ATGAGTGACACCATCGATCCGGCCCGGGACGAGCGGCGGTCCGACCGCGGTTTCTTCGGCCAGCCGTTCGCCCTCGCGAACCTGTTCGGCGTCGAGATGTGGGAGCGATTCTCCTTCTACGGGATGCAGGGCATCCTGATCTATTACCTCTACTATTCGGCCGCCGACGGCGGTCTCGGAATCGCCGAATCGTCCGCGACCAGCATCGTCGGCGCCTACGGCGGCACGGTGTACCTGTCCACCATTTTGGGCGCATGGGTCGCGGACCGTCTCCTCGGCTCCGAACGCACCCTGTTCTACAGCGCCATCCTCGTCATGCTCGGTCACATCGCCCTGGCAGTGTTCCCGGGCCTGTGGGGTGTGGGCATCGGCCTGGTCTGTGTCGCGTTCGGTAGCGGTGGGCTCAAGGCCAACGCCACGTCTCTGGTCGGCGATCTGTACGACGAACAGGACGAGCGCCGCGACGCCGGATTCTCCATCTTCTACATGGGCATCAACCTGGGCGCCCTGGTCGGCCCGCTGCTGACGGGCTGGGCGCAGGACGCCATCGGCTTCCATGCGGGCTTCGCGCTGGCCGCGATCGGTATGGCGCTCGGACTGATCCAGTACACGCTCGGCCGCAAGCATCTCCGGGGTGTGGGCGCCGAGCCGACCAACCCGCTCCCCCGCGACCAGCGCAGCAAGTGGATCGCGATCGGCGCCGGCGCGGTGATCGTGATCGCCGCCCTGTCGCTCACCGGAGTGATCACCGCCGCCAACATGTCGGACATCGTCGTCGGTCTCACCATCGTCGCGGCGATCGGCTATTTCGCGATCATGCTGACCAGCCACCGCATCACGGCCGTCGAGCGCAGTCGCGTCTTTGCGTTCATTCCGATGTTCATCGCCAGCGCCGTATTCTGGTCGCTCTTCCAGCAGCAGTTCACCACCGTCGCCGTCTACTCGGACAAGCGACTCGACCGCAACCTGTTCGGCTGGGACTTCCCGCCGTCGTGGGTGCAGTCCATCAACCCGGTCTTCATCATCATCTTCGCGGGTGTGTTCGCCGCCGCATGGACGAAACTCGGCCCCCGTCAGCCGTCGTCGCCGATCAAGTTCGCGGCCGGCACGATCATCATGGGTCTCGCGTTCCTGGCGTTCATCCCGATGTCTGGTGGCGGCGCGAACAGCGCACCACTGCTGGGTCTCGCAGGCATCCTCCTGCTGTTCACGTTCGCGGAACTGCTGCTGTCGCCGGTGGGCCTGTCACTGTCGACCAAGCTGGCGCCCGAGGCGTTCCACACCCAGATGGTGGCGTTGTTCTTCCTGTCCGTCGCACTGGGCACCGCGATGGCGGGCACGCTGGCCAAGTACTACGACGAGAACAACGAGGTCCCGTACTTCACCGCGGTCGGGCTCGGCTCGATCGCCGTGGGCGTGCTGCTCGCCATCGGGGCACCGTGGATCAAACGTCTGATGAAGGGCGTGCACTAA
- a CDS encoding sulfite exporter TauE/SafE family protein, whose protein sequence is MSLLDIGLLVVAGFFAGLVGFVTGLASIVSYPALLAVGLPPVTANVTNTVAMVAVGVGALSNSTREVADTGPKLWRWALYSAAGGLVGAGILLLAPAGSFEAIVPFMVAFAALALLLQPRLRALAGGRDMPRTYSVSLFVVAIYGGYFGAGAGVIFLAIALILTSEKIWRATILKSFLLGVANLVAAIGFAAFGPVHWGAAAAMAIGALAGGWCGPPVVRRIPPSILRVVISMAGFGLAVWLWVR, encoded by the coding sequence GTGTCCCTGCTTGATATCGGTCTTCTCGTCGTAGCGGGGTTCTTCGCCGGACTGGTCGGGTTCGTCACCGGCCTGGCGTCCATCGTGTCGTATCCCGCACTCCTCGCCGTCGGTCTGCCGCCCGTGACCGCCAACGTGACCAACACGGTCGCGATGGTGGCCGTCGGTGTCGGCGCGCTGTCCAACTCGACGCGGGAGGTCGCCGACACCGGTCCCAAGCTGTGGCGCTGGGCGCTGTACTCGGCGGCCGGCGGCCTGGTCGGCGCGGGAATCCTGCTGCTGGCGCCCGCGGGGTCGTTCGAGGCGATCGTCCCGTTCATGGTCGCGTTCGCCGCGCTGGCGCTGCTGCTGCAACCCCGCCTGCGTGCGCTGGCGGGCGGGCGGGACATGCCCCGCACCTACTCGGTGTCACTGTTCGTCGTCGCCATCTACGGCGGGTACTTCGGTGCGGGCGCCGGCGTCATCTTCCTGGCGATCGCCCTGATCCTCACGTCGGAGAAGATCTGGCGCGCGACCATCCTGAAGAGCTTTCTCCTCGGCGTCGCGAACCTGGTCGCCGCGATCGGGTTCGCGGCCTTCGGCCCCGTCCACTGGGGCGCCGCCGCCGCGATGGCGATCGGTGCCCTGGCCGGTGGATGGTGCGGCCCGCCCGTGGTCAGGCGGATACCGCCGTCCATCCTCCGCGTCGTCATCTCGATGGCGGGATTCGGCTTGGCCGTGTGGTTGTGGGTGCGCTGA
- a CDS encoding NTF2-like N-terminal transpeptidase domain-containing protein: MVDMGNGRSLGRRNRYVIALTSAVVLAVILASCVLSKEEATAQSVVDDFVNALNEGDAAAAAAQTSYPNAAETAIQQMFDGLHPEDAKFDVTQFMDLGSDSGFFTVGAAWHFGEGKDWTYQVQGGVRNLSVGWRISWDPSILAPDLGNGRVVRYDRTDAAPPRVFDAVGGLLMNEQTINSVTLDPATMPDPVATTRRLAEVLEPVAPLVTADSMMAEMAEKPGQQVTAVLLRDQDWQFLEEDLAIPGVITIKTPKLITSDRRITTPLLDPLRKVWQANRDATAGWAVHLVDPDGTLIPQAGFQGPPGPDIVATVDSHLQLAAEEAVVSVGTPAAIVAIQPSSGAVLAAAQNNQAMEQGPIAFQGLYNAGSNLDLVKRAAGLQKGVDPSSLSIEDIEKAGNQLGLGMNYKIPGLDHQTAVFTADQSGMNQVMNRKDSDLPAVTPFGMAMLAASIARGSAPAPMIVQGQPGTTDVAAQPLPANINDQLRGMMRDNVVRGGASFLNGYPDLMGMNGASGDDRWFYGSRGDLAFAVFVADADGGDRAVKMTDMLFREMAKPAN, from the coding sequence ATGGTGGACATGGGGAATGGACGATCGCTTGGCCGCCGCAACAGATACGTGATCGCCCTGACGTCGGCTGTCGTTCTGGCGGTAATTCTGGCGTCGTGCGTGCTGTCGAAAGAGGAGGCGACCGCGCAATCGGTCGTCGACGATTTCGTCAACGCACTGAACGAGGGCGATGCCGCTGCCGCTGCAGCGCAAACCTCCTATCCCAACGCCGCGGAGACGGCGATTCAGCAGATGTTCGACGGACTCCATCCCGAGGACGCCAAGTTCGACGTGACCCAGTTCATGGATCTCGGCTCGGATTCCGGCTTCTTCACCGTCGGTGCCGCTTGGCATTTCGGTGAGGGCAAGGATTGGACCTATCAGGTTCAGGGCGGCGTGCGGAACCTGTCCGTCGGCTGGCGCATCTCCTGGGATCCGTCGATCCTCGCTCCCGACCTGGGTAACGGGCGCGTCGTCCGCTACGACCGGACGGACGCCGCACCGCCGCGGGTCTTCGACGCTGTCGGCGGGTTGCTCATGAACGAGCAGACCATCAACTCGGTCACCCTCGATCCCGCGACGATGCCTGATCCCGTCGCGACCACCCGGCGTCTGGCGGAGGTCCTCGAGCCAGTGGCTCCCCTCGTGACGGCCGACTCGATGATGGCGGAGATGGCCGAGAAGCCCGGCCAGCAGGTCACCGCCGTGCTGTTGCGCGACCAGGACTGGCAATTCCTCGAGGAGGACCTCGCGATCCCCGGCGTGATCACCATCAAGACGCCGAAGCTCATCACGTCGGATCGGCGCATCACGACGCCGCTGCTGGATCCGCTGCGCAAGGTGTGGCAGGCCAACCGGGACGCGACGGCCGGCTGGGCCGTCCACCTCGTCGACCCCGACGGCACGCTCATCCCTCAGGCCGGTTTCCAGGGCCCGCCCGGACCGGACATCGTCGCGACGGTGGACTCTCACCTGCAGCTGGCAGCCGAGGAAGCCGTCGTCAGCGTCGGCACCCCCGCGGCGATCGTCGCGATCCAGCCGTCCTCCGGCGCCGTTCTGGCCGCCGCGCAGAACAACCAGGCGATGGAGCAGGGGCCGATCGCGTTCCAGGGTCTCTACAACGCCGGATCGAACCTCGACCTGGTGAAGAGGGCCGCCGGACTGCAGAAGGGCGTCGACCCGTCGTCGCTGTCGATCGAAGACATCGAGAAGGCGGGCAATCAGCTCGGGCTCGGCATGAACTACAAGATCCCGGGCCTCGACCATCAGACCGCCGTCTTCACCGCCGACCAGTCGGGCATGAACCAGGTGATGAACCGCAAGGACAGCGACCTGCCCGCCGTCACGCCGTTCGGGATGGCCATGCTGGCCGCGTCGATCGCACGGGGCAGCGCGCCGGCACCGATGATCGTCCAGGGGCAGCCGGGCACCACCGACGTGGCCGCTCAGCCGCTTCCGGCGAACATCAACGACCAGTTGCGGGGCATGATGCGCGACAACGTCGTGCGGGGCGGGGCGTCGTTCCTCAACGGCTACCCGGACCTCATGGGCATGAACGGTGCGAGCGGCGACGACCGCTGGTTCTACGGCTCACGCGGCGATCTGGCCTTTGCGGTCTTCGTCGCCGACGCCGACGGTGGCGACCGCGCGGTGAAGATGACCGACATGCTCTTCCGTGAGATGGCGAAGCCGGCGAACTGA
- a CDS encoding penicillin-binding transpeptidase domain-containing protein translates to MIESVRTSTVRHSPIRPTPTRKATAGIAVLATVLSACGLFGPDQPDTVSQQFADALNSDDVRAAAALTTDPAAATAAITAMYDGLGNKDGTYTRTDVQESGDDGGTFTMDVSWPFAPGQEWKYSTTGNATKDGDDWKIVWDPAVLAPGLTDDTTVRYTTTTGTPPKVLAAGGAPILEQQVVTLVNLDQGADTAAVASLLSPIAPTITAASLQQDLAGAQGKPVTAISLRAEDLAPIEPQLRQLAGVTLAPQTRLLSTDKALASPTLAGLGDLWQQGQDASAGWAVQLVGQDGSAKSVAGEQGPDAPDIATTLDLPMQMAAERALADVPQQAAIVALRPSTGEVLAVAQNAPADALGPIALTGLYPPGSTFKTVTTSAALQAGAATPDTVLPCPGTENIEGRQIPNDDEFDLGAVPLHTAFARSCNTTMGRLAVGLPPDALQKAALQFGLGVDYVTPGLTTVTGSVPIADSPAARVESGIGQGQVTASPFGMAMVAASIADGSTPAPMIVQGQPGTADKTAPAVPANVTADLRTMMRETVTGGTATALQDIPGLLGKTGTAESGSGPAHGWFVGIKDDLAFAVFIATGDSSAPAVQAAGRFLR, encoded by the coding sequence ATGATCGAGTCCGTGCGCACCTCAACCGTTCGTCACAGCCCCATCCGTCCCACCCCCACCCGGAAGGCGACCGCCGGAATCGCCGTCCTCGCGACGGTGCTCTCCGCCTGCGGACTCTTCGGGCCGGACCAGCCCGACACCGTGTCGCAGCAGTTCGCCGACGCCCTGAACAGCGACGACGTGCGGGCCGCCGCCGCACTCACCACCGATCCGGCCGCCGCCACCGCCGCGATCACGGCCATGTACGACGGGCTCGGAAACAAGGACGGCACGTACACCCGCACCGACGTGCAGGAGTCGGGCGACGACGGCGGAACGTTCACGATGGACGTGTCGTGGCCGTTCGCCCCGGGGCAGGAATGGAAGTACAGCACCACCGGCAACGCCACCAAGGACGGCGACGACTGGAAGATCGTCTGGGACCCGGCCGTGCTCGCACCCGGACTCACCGACGACACCACCGTCCGGTACACGACCACGACGGGCACACCGCCGAAGGTTCTCGCCGCGGGTGGCGCCCCGATCCTCGAACAGCAGGTCGTCACGCTGGTCAACCTCGACCAGGGCGCCGACACCGCCGCGGTCGCGTCGCTGCTGTCGCCCATCGCGCCGACCATCACCGCGGCCTCGCTCCAGCAGGATCTGGCCGGCGCCCAGGGCAAGCCGGTCACCGCCATCTCGCTGCGGGCCGAGGACCTGGCGCCGATCGAACCGCAGCTGCGGCAACTCGCCGGAGTCACGCTCGCCCCGCAGACCAGGCTGCTCAGCACGGACAAGGCGCTGGCATCGCCCACCCTGGCGGGGCTCGGCGACCTGTGGCAGCAGGGGCAGGACGCGTCCGCGGGCTGGGCGGTGCAACTGGTCGGTCAGGACGGTTCGGCGAAGAGCGTCGCGGGAGAGCAGGGCCCCGACGCCCCCGACATCGCGACGACCCTCGACCTCCCGATGCAGATGGCCGCAGAGCGGGCGCTCGCCGACGTCCCGCAGCAGGCCGCGATCGTCGCCCTGCGACCGTCCACGGGTGAGGTGCTCGCGGTCGCGCAGAACGCCCCGGCCGACGCGCTCGGCCCGATCGCGCTCACCGGCCTCTACCCGCCGGGATCGACGTTCAAGACGGTGACGACGTCCGCCGCGCTGCAGGCCGGCGCCGCCACCCCCGACACCGTCCTGCCCTGCCCCGGCACCGAGAACATCGAGGGCAGGCAGATCCCCAACGACGACGAATTCGACCTCGGCGCGGTCCCGCTGCACACCGCGTTCGCGCGGTCGTGCAACACCACCATGGGACGGCTCGCGGTCGGGCTGCCGCCCGACGCCCTGCAGAAGGCCGCGCTGCAGTTCGGGCTCGGCGTCGACTACGTCACGCCCGGACTGACCACCGTCACCGGCAGCGTGCCGATCGCCGACAGTCCCGCCGCCCGGGTCGAGTCCGGTATCGGGCAGGGGCAGGTGACTGCGTCGCCGTTCGGGATGGCTATGGTGGCCGCATCGATCGCGGACGGTTCCACGCCGGCGCCGATGATCGTGCAGGGGCAGCCCGGGACCGCCGACAAGACGGCGCCCGCCGTGCCTGCGAACGTCACGGCCGACCTCCGGACGATGATGCGTGAAACTGTGACGGGAGGTACCGCTACTGCGCTGCAGGACATTCCGGGACTTCTCGGCAAAACGGGCACGGCCGAGTCCGGAAGTGGTCCCGCTCACGGCTGGTTCGTCGGAATCAAGGACGACCTAGCATTTGCCGTCTTTATTGCAACAGGTGACAGTTCGGCCCCTGCTGTGCAGGCTGCGGGGCGTTTTCTTCGATAA